The following are from one region of the Mycobacteriales bacterium genome:
- a CDS encoding glycosyltransferase family 2 protein has product MTQPPPRTRHRGHRVSAVLVSHDGAQWLPDVLEALAAQTRPPDRLVAADTGSTDDSLDLVRAALGPDCVVELARDVPFGAAVQAGLDSLVAVPDAGPDDAEPVEWIWLVHDDCAPAPGALDELLVRVTQSPSVWLVGPKVRGWGGARLLEAGLTIDATGHVDTGIEGVELDQGQRDDVDQVLAVGTAGALIRRDVWDRLGGLDPAWAAYADDIDLGWRVNAAGGRVVVATRAIVRHARAQTVGRREVASEHGSPLVARRRCGMQVVLTNTAPWLVPLLLARYAVGGLLRALGLLVVSRRPARAGAELAAVVEVYLRLPMIATGRRDRSGPRQVGHHQLRQLLPRGASRWRSSPFRISRPATARVTASGRSTSAESGPVSEEAESLQLDQSLLSRFLRRPASLLFVLMAVLALVADRHLLTAVLHGGRLLPAPNGASDLWSTYLATWHPSSLGSVTPAPPSLAILAALSTVAFGKVWLVVDIILLGAVPLCALSAFVAARALTSAVRVRIWVAIVYSLLPAVTGAVAGGRIDVAVAAIVLPLVIRAAASAVRLEVRGWRRGVAAGLLLAVGTAFAPLLWVLAAAALVLAVALCLLEPDRRRTAAARLVPVAAILVVPLLVLAPWSGYVVRHPKVLLAGAGLPEFYTAQHAPSGLDLVLLHAGGPAQPPLWIGVPLLLAALLGLTRRNRILAARIGAVLLVGGVGVAVWVTRTSGVTAGLPATRHWPGLALLVAGAGALISVLVAATGARPRLRQQSFGWRQPTAVLLVLAALAATGDLAVGWMVRGAGRPLTSASARVLPLFVQSELGLKPTSPRALLLTVDGPVVSYAVVRRPGGPVLGDADTAPSSTTSAAAGSAAARLDAAVRDLVAARPGAGSELVPFDIGYVVVPSASAGQLRSALGRATSLTVVPAPGATVWRSTAPTSELSILRGGAVATALDGRVPVRPDSVPLAARSGSADVVTAPSPGGALVVLAEPADRGWHATLDGKPLARRTAYGWAQAFVLPPTGGRLRIDFDGSTRHWWLIAELAVLVVVCGLSLPGRRPDDDPDGVA; this is encoded by the coding sequence ATGACCCAGCCGCCGCCCCGTACCCGCCATCGGGGGCACCGCGTGAGCGCGGTCCTCGTGTCCCATGACGGCGCGCAGTGGCTGCCCGACGTACTCGAGGCGCTCGCCGCGCAGACCCGGCCGCCCGACCGTCTGGTCGCCGCTGACACCGGCAGCACCGATGACTCGCTCGACCTGGTCCGGGCGGCGCTGGGACCGGACTGCGTGGTCGAGCTCGCTCGCGACGTGCCGTTCGGCGCGGCGGTGCAGGCCGGGCTCGACTCGCTAGTGGCGGTGCCGGACGCCGGGCCTGACGACGCCGAGCCGGTCGAGTGGATCTGGCTCGTGCACGACGACTGCGCTCCGGCGCCGGGTGCCCTCGACGAGCTGCTGGTGCGGGTCACCCAGTCGCCGTCGGTCTGGCTGGTCGGGCCAAAGGTTCGAGGGTGGGGCGGCGCCCGGCTGCTCGAGGCCGGGCTGACCATCGACGCGACCGGCCATGTGGACACCGGCATCGAGGGCGTGGAGCTCGATCAGGGCCAGCGCGACGACGTCGACCAGGTCCTCGCGGTCGGCACCGCCGGTGCCCTCATCCGCCGCGACGTCTGGGACCGGCTCGGCGGTCTCGACCCGGCGTGGGCGGCGTACGCCGATGACATCGACCTCGGCTGGCGGGTGAACGCAGCCGGCGGCCGGGTCGTGGTCGCGACCCGGGCGATCGTCCGGCACGCCCGTGCACAGACCGTCGGCCGGCGGGAGGTGGCGAGCGAGCACGGCTCGCCACTGGTCGCCCGCCGGCGGTGTGGCATGCAGGTCGTTCTCACGAACACCGCGCCGTGGCTGGTGCCGTTGCTGCTCGCTCGGTATGCCGTCGGTGGCCTGTTGCGAGCGCTCGGCCTGCTGGTCGTCTCCCGTCGACCGGCCCGGGCGGGTGCCGAGCTCGCCGCTGTCGTCGAGGTCTACCTGCGGCTGCCGATGATCGCGACCGGACGACGTGACCGGTCCGGGCCGCGCCAGGTCGGACATCACCAGCTGCGCCAGCTGCTGCCGCGGGGCGCGAGCCGTTGGCGCTCCTCTCCGTTCCGGATCTCGCGCCCCGCCACCGCGCGCGTGACCGCATCAGGACGCAGTACGTCCGCCGAGTCCGGACCGGTTTCCGAGGAAGCCGAGTCGCTTCAGCTCGACCAGAGCCTGCTCAGCCGGTTCCTGCGCCGGCCCGCGTCGCTGCTCTTCGTGCTGATGGCGGTGCTCGCCCTCGTCGCCGACCGGCACCTGCTGACCGCGGTGTTGCACGGCGGGCGGTTGCTCCCCGCGCCCAACGGGGCCAGCGATCTGTGGTCGACCTACCTGGCGACCTGGCACCCGTCGTCGCTCGGTTCGGTCACCCCGGCGCCGCCGTCGCTTGCCATCCTTGCGGCGCTGTCCACGGTCGCGTTCGGCAAGGTCTGGCTGGTCGTCGACATCATCCTGCTCGGCGCGGTGCCGCTCTGCGCGCTCAGCGCGTTTGTCGCCGCCCGTGCTCTGACCTCCGCGGTCCGGGTCCGAATCTGGGTCGCGATCGTCTACTCGCTCCTGCCGGCGGTGACCGGCGCGGTCGCCGGCGGACGCATCGACGTCGCGGTGGCCGCGATCGTTTTGCCGTTGGTCATTCGCGCCGCGGCGTCTGCTGTTCGTCTCGAGGTCCGTGGCTGGCGCCGCGGGGTCGCCGCCGGGCTGTTGCTCGCTGTTGGGACCGCCTTCGCGCCGTTGCTGTGGGTCCTCGCGGCGGCAGCGCTGGTTCTGGCGGTCGCGCTCTGTCTGCTCGAGCCGGACCGGCGGCGGACCGCCGCCGCGCGACTGGTCCCGGTGGCGGCGATTCTCGTCGTACCGCTGCTCGTCCTCGCGCCATGGAGCGGGTACGTCGTCCGGCACCCGAAGGTGCTGCTCGCCGGCGCCGGGCTGCCGGAGTTCTACACCGCGCAGCACGCGCCTTCCGGGCTCGACCTCGTGCTGCTGCATGCCGGCGGTCCCGCGCAACCGCCGCTGTGGATCGGCGTGCCGCTGCTGCTCGCCGCGTTGCTCGGCCTCACCCGGCGCAACCGGATCCTGGCCGCGCGGATCGGAGCCGTGCTGCTCGTGGGCGGTGTCGGTGTCGCGGTGTGGGTGACCCGGACGAGCGGCGTGACCGCAGGGCTGCCGGCCACCCGGCACTGGCCGGGCCTGGCGTTGCTCGTCGCCGGCGCGGGTGCGCTGATCTCGGTGCTCGTGGCCGCGACTGGAGCCCGGCCGCGACTGCGGCAGCAGAGCTTCGGCTGGCGGCAGCCGACGGCGGTCCTGCTCGTGCTCGCCGCGCTCGCGGCGACCGGCGACCTCGCGGTCGGCTGGATGGTGCGCGGAGCCGGTCGCCCGCTCACGTCCGCGAGTGCGCGGGTGCTCCCGCTGTTCGTGCAGTCCGAGCTCGGGCTCAAGCCCACCTCGCCCCGCGCCCTCCTGCTCACGGTGGACGGACCCGTCGTCTCCTATGCGGTCGTGAGACGGCCCGGTGGTCCGGTGCTCGGCGACGCGGACACTGCCCCGTCGTCGACGACGTCGGCCGCAGCCGGATCGGCGGCGGCGCGCCTTGATGCCGCGGTCCGGGACCTGGTCGCGGCCCGGCCCGGTGCCGGCTCCGAGCTGGTGCCGTTCGACATCGGGTACGTCGTCGTCCCGTCAGCCAGCGCGGGGCAGCTTCGCTCGGCGCTCGGCCGGGCGACGTCGCTGACCGTGGTTCCCGCCCCCGGTGCGACCGTGTGGCGATCGACCGCGCCGACCAGCGAGCTCAGCATTCTTCGGGGCGGCGCGGTTGCGACCGCGCTCGACGGGCGCGTGCCGGTCCGACCCGACTCGGTGCCGCTCGCTGCGCGGTCGGGATCGGCCGACGTGGTCACCGCGCCCAGCCCGGGCGGCGCGCTCGTTGTGCTCGCCGAACCCGCGGACCGCGGATGGCACGCGACGCTTGACGGCAAGCCGCTGGCCCGCCGGACCGCGTACGGCTGGGCGCAGGCGTTCGTCCTGCCACCGACGGGTGGCCGGCTGCGGATCGACTTCGACGGCAGCACGCGGCACTGGTGGCTGATCGCCGAGCTGGCCGTTCTGGTGGTGGTGTGCGGCTTGTCCCTGCCCGGTCGCCGGCCTGACGACGACCCGGACGGTGTCGCGTGA
- a CDS encoding phosphomannomutase/phosphoglucomutase produces the protein MPSRLEEIVKAYDIRGIVPDQLNASIARDVGAAFVRCVDAGQVVIGHDMRESSPGLAAAFAEGATAQGADVIAIGLASTDLLYFAAGHLDVPGAMFTASHNPARYNGIKLCRAGAAPVGQDTGLADIRSMVEQGVPAYDGSPGSVSERDLLPDYASYLKDLVTGIRSIRPLKVVVDAGNGMGGLTVPAVLDDLPLTVTPMYFELDGSFPNHEANPIEPANLVDLQAKVVETGADLGLAFDGDADRCFVIDELGAAVSPSALTALIATRELARAPGSSVIYNLITSHAVPEIVREYGGVPVRSRVGHSFIKATMAETGAVFGGEHSGHFYFRDFWRADSGMLAALHVIAALGGQDEPLSVVVERFSRYESSGEINSEVDDQAAATAAVRAEFAGEDGATVDELDGLTVELADGSWFNLRPSNTEPLLRLNVEATTAAGVDALRDRVLAIVRR, from the coding sequence GTGCCTTCCCGCCTCGAAGAGATCGTCAAGGCTTACGACATCCGGGGAATCGTCCCCGACCAGCTGAACGCGTCGATCGCCCGGGACGTGGGCGCGGCGTTCGTTCGCTGCGTCGACGCCGGCCAGGTCGTCATCGGTCACGACATGCGGGAGTCCTCGCCCGGACTCGCCGCGGCGTTCGCGGAGGGCGCGACCGCCCAAGGCGCGGACGTCATCGCGATCGGGCTGGCGTCGACCGACCTGCTGTACTTCGCGGCCGGGCATCTCGATGTCCCTGGCGCGATGTTCACCGCCAGCCACAACCCGGCGCGCTACAACGGGATCAAGCTGTGCCGCGCGGGGGCGGCACCGGTCGGTCAGGACACCGGTCTGGCCGACATCCGGAGCATGGTGGAGCAAGGGGTTCCGGCGTACGACGGATCGCCCGGCTCGGTGAGCGAACGCGACCTGCTGCCGGACTACGCGAGCTACTTGAAGGACCTGGTCACGGGCATCCGTTCGATCCGCCCGCTGAAGGTGGTGGTCGATGCCGGCAACGGGATGGGCGGGCTGACCGTCCCGGCGGTGCTCGACGACCTGCCGCTCACCGTGACGCCGATGTACTTCGAGCTGGACGGGAGCTTCCCCAACCACGAGGCCAACCCGATCGAGCCGGCGAACCTCGTCGACCTGCAGGCGAAAGTGGTCGAGACCGGTGCCGACCTCGGGCTGGCGTTCGACGGGGACGCCGATCGCTGCTTCGTGATCGATGAGCTCGGCGCGGCGGTCTCCCCGTCGGCGCTCACCGCGTTGATCGCGACTCGGGAGCTCGCCCGTGCGCCCGGCAGCAGCGTGATCTACAACCTCATCACGTCGCACGCGGTCCCCGAGATCGTCCGCGAGTACGGCGGCGTGCCGGTCCGGTCACGGGTCGGGCACTCCTTCATCAAGGCGACGATGGCCGAGACCGGCGCCGTGTTCGGCGGCGAGCACTCCGGTCACTTCTACTTCCGCGACTTCTGGCGCGCCGACTCGGGCATGCTCGCCGCGCTGCACGTCATCGCCGCCTTGGGCGGGCAGGACGAGCCGCTGTCCGTAGTGGTGGAACGGTTCAGCCGCTACGAGAGCTCGGGCGAGATCAACAGCGAGGTCGACGACCAGGCGGCAGCGACCGCTGCGGTGCGCGCGGAGTTCGCGGGCGAGGATGGCGCGACGGTCGACGAGCTCGATGGGCTGACCGTCGAGCTGGCCGACGGCTCCTGGTTCAACCTGCGGCCGTCCAACACTGAACCGTTGTTGCGCCTCAACGTGGAGGCCACCACGGCAGCCGGCGTCGACGCCCTTCGGGACCGCGTGCTGGCGATCGTCCGGCGCTGA
- a CDS encoding SIS domain-containing protein → MTEPDLDRLDDVAGLTAADPQDMLRAVATSAAQIRASLTATREAALAPLGLDERPRAIVVAGMGGSAVSGDVLAAVVGLGCPVPVVVHRGPGLPGWVGAADLVVAVSCSGGTAETLAAAGEAVRRHARLLGVGSGDSPLEALCSSGGGSYVPVTKQLSPRSTMWGLVVPLLVVAERFGLADLGVAHAHLEAAAVQLESLATLCGPDRESFLNPAKALAAELSGALPMVWGSGQMGPVAAARAVNQIAENAKLPAIAGALPEAAHNQVVAFDGPLAAGDPDDDLFRDRVDEAAPYRVRLVLVRDDAGEPAATRLADVCAELAGRRGVAVSEISAQGAGAIERFASLVGLLDYASVYLALAYGIDPTPIAPIDELKLAMRDSPTL, encoded by the coding sequence ATGACCGAACCGGACCTCGACCGGCTTGACGACGTCGCAGGTCTCACGGCGGCCGACCCGCAGGACATGCTGCGCGCGGTCGCGACCTCCGCGGCCCAGATCCGCGCCTCGCTGACCGCCACGCGGGAGGCCGCACTGGCGCCGCTCGGCCTGGACGAACGCCCGCGCGCCATCGTCGTCGCCGGCATGGGCGGGTCGGCGGTCTCCGGAGACGTGCTGGCGGCGGTCGTCGGGCTTGGCTGCCCGGTGCCCGTCGTGGTCCACCGCGGTCCCGGGCTGCCCGGTTGGGTCGGCGCGGCCGACCTCGTCGTCGCCGTGTCATGCTCCGGGGGTACGGCGGAAACGCTCGCCGCCGCCGGCGAGGCGGTGCGCAGGCACGCCCGGTTGCTCGGTGTCGGATCGGGCGACTCGCCGCTGGAGGCGCTGTGCAGCTCCGGCGGCGGAAGCTACGTGCCGGTGACCAAGCAGCTCTCGCCGCGCTCGACGATGTGGGGACTCGTCGTACCCCTGCTGGTCGTTGCCGAGCGGTTCGGGCTGGCCGACCTCGGCGTCGCCCACGCCCACTTGGAGGCCGCTGCGGTTCAGCTGGAGTCGCTCGCCACGTTGTGCGGGCCGGATCGCGAGTCCTTCCTCAACCCCGCGAAAGCCCTGGCCGCCGAGCTGTCGGGCGCGCTGCCAATGGTCTGGGGCTCCGGCCAGATGGGGCCGGTCGCCGCGGCGCGCGCGGTGAACCAGATCGCGGAGAACGCCAAGCTGCCAGCGATCGCGGGCGCGTTGCCGGAGGCGGCGCACAACCAGGTCGTCGCGTTCGACGGACCGCTCGCCGCCGGCGACCCCGACGACGATCTGTTCCGCGACCGGGTCGACGAGGCTGCGCCGTACCGGGTGCGGCTGGTCCTGGTACGCGACGACGCCGGCGAGCCGGCAGCGACGCGACTCGCCGACGTGTGTGCCGAGCTGGCCGGCCGGCGCGGCGTCGCGGTGTCGGAGATCAGTGCCCAGGGCGCCGGCGCGATCGAGCGGTTTGCCTCACTGGTCGGCCTGCTCGACTACGCGAGCGTCTACCTCGCGCTCGCCTACGGGATCGATCCGACCCCGATCGCTCCGATCGACGAGCTCAAGCTCGCGATGCGCGATTCCCCTACCCTGTGA
- a CDS encoding DUF3499 domain-containing protein gives MSPLRRCSRTACARPAVATLTYAYSDSTAVVGPLATYAEPHSYDLCEVHAHGLTAPRGWEVLRLDIEADRLPGIDDLEALADAVREAARPGPLPAKDPAPAEAGEPGDFGRRGHLRVLPAPSES, from the coding sequence GTGAGCCCTCTGCGCCGCTGCTCGCGGACCGCGTGCGCCCGCCCGGCGGTGGCGACGCTCACCTACGCGTATTCCGACTCGACCGCGGTCGTGGGCCCGCTCGCGACGTACGCGGAGCCGCACTCCTACGACCTGTGCGAGGTGCACGCGCACGGGCTCACCGCGCCCCGGGGGTGGGAGGTGCTGCGCCTCGACATCGAGGCCGACCGGCTGCCCGGCATCGACGACCTCGAGGCGCTCGCGGACGCGGTGCGGGAGGCCGCTCGGCCCGGCCCCCTCCCGGCCAAGGACCCGGCGCCGGCCGAAGCCGGCGAGCCGGGTGATTTCGGGCGGCGCGGGCACCTTCGGGTGTTGCCGGCCCCCAGCGAGTCCTGA
- a CDS encoding Trm112 family protein: protein MDLDPALLAILACPNCRAELRVDDAAEELVCTGCGYAYPVRDNIPVLLIDEARRPDGAASE from the coding sequence GTGGACCTCGACCCTGCGCTGCTTGCGATCCTGGCCTGCCCGAACTGTCGCGCCGAGCTTCGCGTCGACGATGCCGCCGAGGAGCTGGTCTGCACCGGCTGCGGCTACGCCTACCCGGTGCGCGACAACATCCCGGTCCTGCTCATCGACGAGGCTCGCCGCCCGGACGGCGCGGCCTCGGAATGA
- a CDS encoding DUF5719 family protein: MRRPPIVASAVAVALVALGVVGGITGSTAAKVVAAHATTAPITAGTLVCPALDGALPATSTSVVAADFAGSLSPPSTSAGTVRSTVLAGKASKTTALSLVPAAILHSTPKVNQTVAISASGSVAASLAADEVGLTSAGRFRGLYGVNCVAPATDWWFAGADGRVGYTDALIIANPGRTACEISISLWGVKGPLQAPTVSSVRVPARTAMRVSVASIAPDAPTLAVHVHASSGAVTAALIDRRSSGLKPDGSDFLPATAAPARSAVVPGFAPGPGQRQLVLADPGTVDATVNVRLVTRSGSFVPVGNNQIVVKAGHTRVVTLDKAFAGTTGAVALTSDQPVVAQGLSVTTAPRPRRPDLMWLAAVPPLVGSTGIADGREPDGGSCSLLLSAPEGRAEVTIRTPSGRTSTISIPAGRSVDVDITSTIRPPAGRAGSGVWPFVVTAVGSAPVYGVRVLQFGGAHGALITGEPLIALPTPTVLPSVRSDPALATR; this comes from the coding sequence GTGAGGCGCCCGCCGATCGTGGCGAGCGCCGTGGCGGTGGCGCTGGTCGCGCTCGGCGTGGTGGGCGGCATCACCGGGTCGACCGCCGCCAAGGTGGTCGCGGCGCACGCTACGACGGCGCCGATCACCGCCGGCACGCTGGTGTGCCCGGCGCTCGACGGCGCCCTTCCGGCCACCTCGACCAGCGTCGTCGCCGCAGACTTCGCCGGCTCCTTGTCGCCGCCCTCGACGAGCGCGGGGACCGTGCGCTCCACCGTGCTGGCGGGCAAGGCCAGCAAGACCACCGCGCTCTCGCTCGTACCGGCTGCGATCCTGCACAGCACGCCGAAGGTGAACCAGACCGTGGCGATCTCCGCGTCCGGTTCTGTTGCCGCGTCCCTCGCGGCTGACGAGGTGGGGCTCACCAGCGCCGGACGCTTCCGCGGGTTGTACGGCGTGAACTGCGTCGCACCGGCCACCGACTGGTGGTTCGCGGGCGCGGACGGCCGGGTCGGGTACACCGACGCGTTGATCATCGCCAACCCCGGTCGCACGGCGTGTGAGATCTCGATCTCGCTGTGGGGTGTGAAGGGGCCGCTTCAGGCCCCCACCGTGTCGTCGGTGCGGGTGCCCGCCCGCACCGCTATGCGTGTCTCGGTGGCCTCGATTGCGCCGGATGCGCCGACGCTCGCCGTACACGTCCATGCCTCGAGCGGCGCCGTCACTGCCGCGCTGATCGATCGACGCTCGTCGGGCCTGAAGCCGGACGGGTCGGACTTCCTGCCCGCGACTGCCGCGCCGGCCCGCTCGGCCGTGGTGCCCGGCTTCGCGCCCGGCCCGGGTCAGCGCCAGCTGGTGCTGGCCGACCCCGGGACCGTCGACGCGACGGTCAACGTCCGGCTGGTCACGCGGTCGGGTTCGTTCGTGCCGGTCGGCAACAACCAGATCGTCGTGAAGGCCGGGCACACCCGGGTGGTCACCTTGGACAAGGCGTTCGCCGGCACGACCGGCGCGGTGGCGCTGACCAGCGACCAGCCGGTCGTCGCGCAGGGCTTGTCGGTGACCACGGCGCCCCGGCCGCGCCGGCCGGACCTGATGTGGCTGGCCGCAGTACCTCCGCTGGTCGGGTCGACGGGAATCGCCGACGGGCGCGAGCCGGACGGCGGCAGCTGCTCGCTGCTGCTGTCCGCTCCCGAGGGGCGGGCCGAGGTCACGATCAGGACGCCGTCGGGCCGGACGTCGACGATCAGCATTCCGGCCGGCCGCAGCGTCGACGTCGACATCACCTCGACGATCCGTCCACCGGCCGGGCGGGCGGGGTCGGGAGTCTGGCCGTTCGTCGTGACGGCGGTCGGGTCGGCTCCGGTGTACGGCGTGCGGGTGCTGCAGTTCGGCGGCGCGCATGGCGCGCTCATCACCGGCGAGCCGCTGATCGCGCTGCCGACGCCTACGGTTCTGCCTTCGGTGCGCTCGGACCCGGCACTCGCGACCCGCTGA
- a CDS encoding metallopeptidase family protein has protein sequence MHRDRHGRGIRGPLVRSGVPISASPADRFDRIASDAVEHVEHRWQEQLADVEFAVDLVPGAELGSEQAATEGAIESAGVLLAQILPGPPRGRTHIVLYRKPIELRAHNLEDLEDLVHDVVVHVVANYLGLDPDVVDPGFGDAEPPA, from the coding sequence GTGCACCGCGACCGCCACGGCCGAGGGATTCGCGGCCCGCTGGTTCGCTCCGGCGTGCCGATCTCGGCCTCCCCGGCGGATCGGTTCGACCGGATCGCGAGCGACGCGGTGGAGCACGTCGAGCACCGGTGGCAGGAACAACTCGCCGACGTCGAGTTCGCGGTCGACCTGGTGCCCGGCGCCGAGCTCGGCAGCGAGCAGGCCGCCACCGAAGGGGCGATCGAGTCGGCCGGCGTCCTGCTCGCCCAGATCCTGCCCGGGCCGCCACGCGGACGCACGCACATCGTGCTCTACCGCAAGCCGATCGAGCTCCGGGCCCACAACCTCGAGGATCTCGAGGACCTGGTCCACGACGTCGTGGTCCACGTGGTCGCGAACTACCTCGGCCTCGACCCGGACGTCGTGGACCCGGGATTTGGGGACGCCGAGCCGCCGGCCTGA